A genomic stretch from Coleofasciculaceae cyanobacterium includes:
- a CDS encoding helix-turn-helix transcriptional regulator: MPEQNDEIFKFDPNSFWGDREKETDYVRVDNKETGMIAMVSASTLETQNKQQVLTQVDEFYQQYNVFRSNLKPEEIKRTAQSFKENYQLLNLIARQVVFHLVKLYEHRVKIHLIKTGKLHSRLPTFTLNFDREENLVSVELHLSQKRIDQVIKQLENDINITLKDFKISETAAEEFLTFHSISLVEKMQQNIGIEAFNSMNSDEREKACNQYFQEQELSNLESKVADFLKHFSQRNATAIFKTLESLPLTEIERTLGFRENNEAEPVPVTESRLANAILPIPTFAAFSSASLAQIRKDLWQKDDNGFAYFKHQAKGNPKNYIEHYISNPGDIELLPLEQAEQIIDKFGFNTVKLHLIFAAHTMNQDRPWDSKFSLKASDIIKYLGWDKRTDLPVHQKLSEIAKTAFVLDCLLVKSVWVEGRNKKGGINASNPTGRMWNVVVDPRGQSDTEGKVQKPEEVYITVQPGLIFHSFLNKAGSKLQEALYQFGYLAQSILRIDPYHDELALRLAIHLAMESRIHTSGKYRVETLLKHLLPHTVIDTARSDTRRGYDLKQRWDNALKLLKKLSWQIQFDETYPSWLQPGSKLKKPTDARKMKIIEWLLLARVTIQPPHPIPELLASKAKPKQKVKKPKQISATGITSDQIRKGRNAKDWSQRKLAGTLGVSQSLVKMWEKGKRTPSEEMEKKLRDLLQIED, translated from the coding sequence ATGCCAGAACAAAATGATGAGATCTTTAAGTTCGATCCGAACAGTTTTTGGGGCGATCGAGAGAAAGAAACAGATTATGTGCGTGTCGATAATAAAGAGACGGGAATGATTGCTATGGTTTCTGCTTCTACGCTGGAAACACAAAACAAACAACAAGTTCTCACGCAGGTTGACGAATTTTATCAACAATATAATGTATTTAGAAGCAATTTAAAGCCTGAAGAAATCAAACGAACTGCTCAATCGTTTAAAGAAAATTATCAACTTTTAAATTTAATAGCACGTCAAGTAGTTTTTCACTTAGTAAAGTTATACGAGCATCGTGTCAAAATTCACCTAATAAAAACTGGTAAATTACACTCACGACTACCTACATTTACTCTAAATTTTGATCGAGAAGAAAATTTAGTTTCAGTCGAACTGCATCTTAGTCAAAAAAGAATCGACCAGGTAATTAAGCAATTAGAAAATGACATAAACATAACGTTAAAAGATTTTAAAATCTCAGAAACCGCAGCCGAAGAGTTTTTGACGTTTCATTCAATATCATTAGTTGAAAAAATGCAACAAAATATTGGAATAGAAGCTTTTAATAGCATGAATTCTGATGAGAGAGAGAAAGCTTGCAACCAATATTTTCAAGAACAAGAACTAAGCAATTTAGAATCCAAAGTGGCGGATTTTTTAAAACACTTTTCTCAAAGAAATGCCACAGCTATTTTTAAAACTCTTGAAAGTCTTCCCTTAACAGAGATAGAGCGAACTTTGGGCTTTAGAGAAAACAATGAAGCAGAGCCTGTACCAGTTACCGAATCTAGATTAGCCAATGCTATTTTGCCCATTCCTACTTTTGCAGCCTTTAGCAGCGCATCTTTAGCTCAAATTAGAAAAGACCTATGGCAAAAAGATGACAACGGATTTGCCTACTTTAAGCACCAAGCCAAAGGCAATCCTAAGAACTATATCGAACATTATATTAGTAATCCTGGCGATATTGAACTGCTTCCTCTAGAACAAGCCGAGCAGATTATCGATAAATTTGGTTTTAATACAGTCAAACTACATTTAATTTTTGCAGCACATACGATGAATCAGGATCGACCTTGGGACAGTAAGTTTAGTCTAAAGGCGAGCGATATAATTAAATACTTGGGGTGGGACAAAAGAACCGATCTGCCAGTTCATCAGAAGCTCAGTGAAATTGCTAAAACAGCCTTTGTTCTAGATTGTTTGTTAGTTAAGTCTGTTTGGGTAGAAGGTAGAAACAAAAAGGGCGGAATTAATGCCAGTAACCCTACAGGGCGAATGTGGAACGTAGTGGTAGACCCCAGAGGACAATCAGACACAGAAGGAAAGGTTCAAAAACCCGAAGAGGTTTACATAACGGTACAGCCAGGTTTAATTTTCCATAGTTTTCTCAACAAAGCTGGTAGCAAACTGCAAGAGGCTTTGTACCAGTTTGGCTATCTGGCTCAAAGTATTCTCCGAATCGATCCTTATCATGACGAACTAGCGTTGAGGTTGGCAATTCACCTAGCAATGGAAAGCAGAATCCATACGTCGGGAAAGTATCGAGTCGAAACTTTACTCAAACACCTCCTGCCTCATACCGTCATTGATACAGCACGCAGCGATACACGCAGAGGATATGACCTAAAACAACGCTGGGACAATGCTTTAAAGTTGCTGAAAAAACTTAGTTGGCAAATTCAGTTTGATGAAACTTATCCCTCGTGGCTACAGCCTGGAAGTAAACTGAAAAAGCCAACAGATGCCAGAAAGATGAAAATTATCGAATGGTTGCTTCTAGCCAGAGTAACTATTCAGCCTCCACACCCAATACCAGAATTACTAGCGAGTAAAGCAAAACCAAAGCAGAAAGTAAAAAAGCCAAAGCAAATATCGGCAACTGGAATAACGAGCGACCAAATCCGAAAAGGCAGAAACGCCAAAGATTGGAGTCAGAGAAAGCTAGCGGGTACGCTAGGAGTAAGCCAATCACTAGTAAAAATGTGGGAAAAAGGGAAACGAACTCCCTCAGAAGAAATGGAAAAAAAGCTACGCGATTTACTGCAAATTGAAGATTAG
- a CDS encoding DUF6753 family protein, with product MSLLNGSAVKAREVIDFCMANESPELKAKVFEIISRSGLEPNDPMFMALLLTGQMRVLIEAAPKDLNRLLSEWKEESASSLSEITEAISLVAKQQQKQAETIKENMEAVSNKCVSDIKEAGMGTVGAIADASSENFERLQHNLKQIERLESEVAELDAKIFAREQKSMKEMNAFVEWASNITKRQETVNQQIDRSISGIGKIQQNKIWLRIADGFWSFPALVAFGLILIVGTWWVASTRYNHPHNVFGRDVVDWNVDRINNCRETNNPKCTFWIVPPGSPERNE from the coding sequence ATGAGTCTACTTAATGGTAGTGCGGTAAAAGCCAGAGAGGTCATAGATTTTTGCATGGCGAATGAGTCCCCAGAACTCAAGGCTAAAGTGTTTGAGATTATCAGTCGTAGTGGCTTAGAGCCAAATGACCCGATGTTTATGGCTTTACTGCTAACAGGACAGATGCGGGTGTTAATTGAAGCTGCTCCAAAGGATCTAAATCGGCTTTTATCTGAGTGGAAAGAAGAAAGTGCTAGTAGTTTGTCTGAAATTACCGAAGCTATTTCTCTGGTTGCAAAACAACAGCAGAAGCAGGCTGAGACGATCAAAGAGAATATGGAGGCTGTTAGCAATAAGTGCGTCTCAGATATTAAAGAGGCGGGCATGGGTACGGTAGGGGCGATCGCTGATGCTAGTAGCGAAAATTTTGAGCGGTTACAGCATAACTTAAAGCAAATTGAGCGATTAGAGTCGGAGGTTGCCGAACTGGATGCTAAAATCTTTGCTCGCGAGCAGAAGAGTATGAAGGAGATGAATGCTTTTGTTGAGTGGGCATCGAATATTACTAAAAGGCAAGAAACGGTTAATCAGCAGATCGATCGTTCTATCTCTGGAATTGGCAAGATTCAGCAAAATAAGATTTGGCTGAGGATCGCGGACGGTTTTTGGTCTTTTCCTGCTTTAGTAGCTTTTGGGTTAATTCTTATAGTCGGTACTTGGTGGGTAGCATCAACCAGGTACAATCATCCTCACAATGTGTTTGGACGTGATGTAGTGGATTGGAACGTCGATCGCATCAATAACTGCCGAGAAACCAATAATCCTAAGTGTACTTTCTGGATTGTTCCTCCAGGTTCTCCAGAAAGGAATGAATAA
- a CDS encoding mobilization protein translates to MAIIHLVDGEKGGVGKSFVTRAMIQYGLDRELSFVAIETDRSNPDVNRVYKEQCQFAVFSEDEKQAGKADRIFEMAMEQPVIVSLPSQVNRAVTTWIENNQLLEIGQQYDVSFCKWFVTNGEYDSIRLFQASVDYYGEQMTHVLVRNFGLCDEWSQVDNDKSLQKLITGYGIKVIDFPKLGYQERYLINQKQLRFDDATRSSDLTVLGRQRVVNFLKTAFAAFDSTEVWSTEMETASVS, encoded by the coding sequence ATGGCGATCATACATTTGGTTGATGGTGAGAAGGGGGGAGTAGGTAAGTCTTTTGTGACTAGAGCGATGATTCAATATGGATTGGATCGTGAGTTGTCTTTTGTGGCGATAGAGACGGATCGTTCTAATCCTGATGTTAATCGGGTTTACAAAGAGCAGTGTCAGTTTGCTGTTTTTAGTGAGGATGAGAAACAGGCTGGTAAGGCAGATCGCATTTTTGAGATGGCGATGGAACAGCCCGTAATTGTTTCTTTGCCGAGTCAAGTTAATCGGGCGGTTACTACTTGGATTGAGAATAATCAGTTACTAGAGATTGGTCAGCAGTATGACGTTAGTTTTTGTAAGTGGTTTGTGACTAACGGTGAATATGACAGCATTAGGCTTTTTCAGGCTTCTGTTGACTACTATGGCGAGCAAATGACTCATGTTCTAGTCAGAAATTTTGGGCTTTGTGATGAGTGGTCGCAGGTGGATAATGATAAGTCGCTACAAAAACTTATTACGGGGTATGGAATAAAGGTAATTGATTTTCCCAAGCTGGGTTATCAGGAACGGTATTTAATTAACCAGAAGCAGTTGCGCTTTGATGATGCTACACGCTCATCTGATTTGACTGTTTTGGGTAGGCAGCGGGTGGTTAATTTTTTGAAGACGGCATTTGCAGCTTTTGACAGTACTGAGGTTTGGTCAACAGAAATGGAAACAGCTTCAGTTTCTTAA
- the mobV gene encoding MobV family relaxase, with product MPHAIARIAKLKSGNVGASGQHTRRARETPNANPEIANIRFIGQPDSSSLPSLETIVRERIGEQTIRKNAVLCVEMLLTASPEYFRPDDPSKAGYYEPERLADFQQSVHNWLDNEYGDRIVRAELHLDESTPHVHAYLVPLDERGKLNCRGLFGGRQKLSQFQDSYANAMSLIGLERGIKGSRAKHTTVKQYYAAVTKTPDLTLDRTTIQHQLADRQRVIKEKEQALITAKLLSRDKEELQQRLEQAEIKIKTQARELTNWKTKYADIADQVRDLPLKDVVYELGLEPDPKDKHKWQNEYHIINITGSKFYDWKQMKGGGGAIDLVMHINECDYKQSVAWLGERLGESATIEAVTYKTREIIRTEPVQEFTPPVPEQSKWLSVKQYLTRTRLLPSGLVDKLHEQGLVYADQNQNAVFLRRSLDEDKITGATLRGTAGEDNQFKGLAKGSKRKEGWFYLTKGEQSSDPIRRVVLVESPIDAMSLAVLERTDSLKTLYLSTDGAGVIPIEYLKSVKDVVIAFDRDRSGQSMAERIKTQLPNAVSKTPKAIDWNQDLVNTFDWVNQKRSHEINRQHQRGIERGGGLSL from the coding sequence ATGCCTCATGCTATTGCTCGCATCGCTAAACTAAAGTCGGGAAATGTCGGTGCTTCAGGTCAGCATACCAGAAGAGCCAGAGAAACCCCAAACGCCAACCCAGAGATTGCTAACATTCGTTTTATTGGTCAACCAGATTCAAGCAGTCTACCCAGCTTAGAAACCATCGTCAGAGAGCGCATTGGTGAACAAACCATCCGCAAGAATGCGGTTCTCTGTGTGGAGATGTTGTTGACCGCTAGCCCTGAATACTTCCGACCCGATGACCCAAGTAAGGCAGGATATTATGAGCCAGAACGTCTAGCAGATTTTCAACAGTCAGTTCATAACTGGTTAGATAATGAGTATGGCGATCGCATTGTTCGAGCCGAGCTACATTTAGACGAATCAACTCCCCATGTTCATGCTTATCTTGTACCCCTAGATGAAAGAGGAAAACTAAACTGTCGGGGACTATTTGGCGGACGGCAAAAACTAAGTCAGTTTCAAGATAGTTATGCTAATGCCATGTCACTAATTGGATTAGAAAGGGGGATTAAAGGGAGTAGAGCTAAACACACTACGGTCAAGCAATACTATGCTGCGGTAACTAAAACACCAGATTTAACTTTAGATCGAACTACTATTCAACATCAGTTGGCAGATAGGCAAAGAGTAATCAAAGAAAAGGAACAGGCTTTAATTACCGCCAAACTATTATCTAGGGACAAAGAAGAATTACAGCAGCGTCTAGAGCAAGCTGAAATCAAAATTAAAACTCAAGCCAGGGAATTAACTAACTGGAAAACTAAGTATGCAGACATCGCTGATCAAGTGCGGGATTTACCCCTAAAAGATGTTGTCTATGAATTGGGTTTAGAACCAGATCCAAAAGACAAACACAAGTGGCAAAACGAATACCACATTATTAATATTACTGGTAGTAAATTCTACGATTGGAAACAGATGAAGGGTGGAGGTGGGGCGATCGATTTGGTGATGCACATTAACGAGTGTGACTATAAACAATCAGTAGCTTGGCTTGGGGAGCGTCTGGGAGAAAGTGCCACCATTGAAGCGGTAACTTATAAAACCAGAGAAATAATTAGAACCGAACCAGTGCAGGAATTTACTCCGCCAGTCCCCGAACAGAGTAAATGGCTTTCTGTCAAACAATATTTAACTCGTACAAGATTGTTACCTAGTGGTTTAGTGGATAAGCTACACGAACAGGGATTAGTTTATGCAGATCAAAATCAGAATGCGGTGTTTCTTCGTCGTTCACTAGATGAGGATAAAATTACTGGAGCAACACTTAGAGGTACAGCAGGAGAAGATAATCAATTCAAAGGATTAGCCAAAGGTTCAAAGAGAAAAGAGGGGTGGTTTTACTTGACTAAGGGAGAGCAATCAAGTGATCCCATAAGAAGAGTGGTGTTGGTTGAGTCGCCGATTGATGCGATGTCCTTGGCGGTGTTAGAGCGGACTGATTCATTAAAAACACTCTATTTATCTACTGATGGGGCTGGTGTCATACCAATTGAGTATTTAAAATCGGTGAAGGATGTAGTGATTGCCTTTGATCGCGATCGCTCTGGTCAGTCGATGGCAGAAAGAATTAAGACTCAGTTGCCGAATGCAGTTAGTAAAACTCCTAAAGCGATTGATTGGAATCAGGATTTAGTTAATACGTTTGATTGGGTTAATCAGAAGCGAAGCCATGAGATTAATAGACAGCATCAACGTGGGATTGAAAGGGGTGGTGGGTTGAGCTTATGA
- a CDS encoding ParA family protein: MIITVASFKGGVGKSTTAFHLATYFQELAPTLLVDGDANRSALDWGARGQVPFKVVDEKQAVKFARKYEHIIIDTPARPDEDELKTIAEGCDLLILPTSPDALALGATLKMVDALHDLDTSYCILLTIVPPKPNKAGIEARTAIQNVELPIFQGSIRRLAVFQKAALEGIPVSTVKDSYSAIAWQCYVDVAKEIQNDQG, from the coding sequence ATGATTATTACCGTAGCCTCGTTTAAAGGTGGAGTGGGTAAGTCCACTACAGCCTTTCACTTAGCAACTTATTTCCAAGAATTAGCACCTACTTTACTAGTAGATGGAGATGCCAATCGTTCGGCTTTGGATTGGGGTGCTAGAGGTCAAGTACCCTTCAAAGTAGTCGATGAAAAACAAGCGGTTAAGTTCGCTCGTAAGTACGAACACATCATTATTGACACTCCCGCCAGACCCGATGAAGACGAATTAAAAACTATTGCTGAAGGATGTGACTTACTAATCTTACCTACTAGTCCAGACGCATTAGCGTTAGGTGCAACTCTTAAAATGGTTGATGCTCTCCATGATTTAGATACTAGTTATTGCATCTTGCTAACTATTGTTCCTCCAAAACCGAATAAAGCAGGAATTGAAGCTAGAACAGCAATACAAAATGTCGAGCTACCTATATTTCAAGGGAGTATTCGTAGATTAGCTGTATTTCAAAAAGCAGCTTTAGAAGGTATTCCAGTGAGTACTGTCAAAGATTCTTACAGTGCGATCGCTTGGCAGTGTTATGTCGATGTAGCTAAGGAGATACAAAATGACCAAGGATAA
- a CDS encoding tyrosine-type recombinase/integrase — translation MERVNPQTPSHLENSFNAKIERHFTHTEPDVLAQFLLDKRNSSTRAAYFKDLNDFFRATTGKAATKDTVMEFLHLERSAAVGVVLNYKAKLFEKGLTESTVNRRLAAIKTLCSMGRKLGICGFTLEDVKGERVQQYRDTSGISPEEYRQVLDICDRTKINGIRDYALLKLLWDNALRRNEVSLLNYGDFEPLARELKILGKGKGTQTEIIGISSSTTNALLDWSSAYKHKKQKAPLFVALDFQHKGHRITGDGIYKLVRRYCKQAGITKRMSPHRVRHSSITAALDATDGNVRKVQKLSRHRQIDTLMIYDDNRAKDQVELSEMLSGLTD, via the coding sequence ATGGAACGAGTTAACCCCCAAACTCCATCACACTTAGAAAACTCTTTCAATGCCAAAATTGAAAGACATTTTACTCATACCGAACCTGACGTGCTAGCTCAATTCCTCCTCGACAAACGCAATTCCAGTACCAGAGCCGCCTACTTTAAAGACCTTAATGACTTTTTTCGCGCCACTACGGGCAAGGCTGCGACTAAAGATACGGTAATGGAGTTTTTGCACCTGGAACGTTCGGCTGCGGTGGGAGTAGTACTAAATTATAAAGCCAAGCTATTTGAGAAGGGTTTGACAGAATCTACCGTCAATCGTCGTCTGGCTGCGATTAAAACTCTCTGTAGTATGGGGCGCAAGTTGGGAATATGTGGATTTACCTTAGAGGATGTTAAAGGGGAAAGAGTTCAGCAATATAGGGATACTAGCGGGATTAGTCCAGAGGAATATCGTCAAGTTTTGGATATTTGCGATCGCACGAAAATAAATGGGATTCGGGATTATGCTTTATTAAAACTGTTGTGGGACAATGCTCTGCGACGGAATGAGGTAAGTTTATTGAACTATGGTGATTTTGAACCTTTGGCTAGGGAATTGAAGATACTGGGGAAGGGAAAAGGGACGCAGACGGAGATAATTGGCATCAGTAGTTCGACGACCAATGCCCTGCTAGACTGGAGTTCCGCCTATAAACACAAGAAGCAGAAAGCACCGTTGTTTGTGGCTCTAGATTTTCAGCATAAGGGACATCGGATAACTGGGGATGGGATTTATAAGCTAGTGCGTCGCTACTGCAAACAGGCAGGAATAACCAAACGGATGAGTCCCCATCGCGTTAGGCACAGTTCAATTACGGCTGCTTTGGATGCTACTGATGGCAATGTGCGGAAGGTACAAAAACTTTCTCGTCATCGTCAGATCGATACTTTGATGATTTATGATGACAATCGGGCGAAAGATCAAGTGGAGCTGTCGGAAATGTTATCTGGACTTACTGATTGA
- a CDS encoding type II toxin-antitoxin system HigB family toxin — translation MRVISRKILRDYCQSHSSACDALYDWYRVASKAQWQNLTEVQATYKTAEAVGNLTVFNIKGNRYRLIVDIIYEHQRIYIKYVLTHAEYSKDKWKNDPYY, via the coding sequence GTGCGTGTTATTAGTCGAAAGATTCTCCGCGATTACTGTCAATCCCATAGTTCTGCCTGTGATGCTCTTTATGACTGGTATAGAGTTGCCAGCAAAGCCCAATGGCAGAATTTAACTGAAGTACAAGCTACCTATAAAACCGCCGAAGCCGTAGGTAACTTAACTGTTTTCAATATTAAAGGTAATCGCTATCGCTTGATTGTCGATATTATCTACGAGCATCAAAGAATTTATATCAAGTATGTTTTAACTCATGCCGAATACTCTAAGGATAAATGGAAAAATGACCCTTACTATTAA
- a CDS encoding transcriptional regulator, with the protein MTLTINPSDYAQLLAKYQPKVIETEAENDRAIELAQELEHKAHRSNEEDAILELLVTLIEKFEDENYPLDEGTPHSMLLHLMESNKIKQENLVGVIGSRGVVSEVVNGKRSISKAQAKALAEFFSVDVGLFI; encoded by the coding sequence ATGACCCTTACTATTAATCCCTCAGACTACGCCCAGTTATTAGCTAAATATCAACCCAAAGTCATCGAAACCGAAGCAGAAAACGATCGCGCCATTGAATTAGCACAAGAATTGGAACACAAAGCCCATCGCAGTAACGAGGAAGATGCGATCCTCGAACTATTAGTTACCTTGATTGAAAAATTTGAAGACGAAAATTATCCCCTGGACGAAGGGACACCTCATTCTATGCTGTTGCATCTAATGGAATCCAATAAGATCAAACAGGAAAACTTAGTCGGTGTCATAGGTTCGAGAGGTGTTGTTTCAGAAGTGGTTAATGGTAAACGCAGTATTAGTAAAGCCCAGGCAAAAGCTTTAGCCGAATTTTTCTCTGTGGATGTTGGATTGTTTATTTAG
- a CDS encoding SIR2 family protein, protein MLLPDQHHIEQIRQRLWCGREFGQAAVMVGAGFSCNADQTSATSPDFPLWWDLEEKMRSELPLGVVSANLDALELASEYEKAHGRQKLEQFLVESIPDKKYNPGKLHELLLSLPWSDVFTTNYDTLLERTFILERKYDVIYNPADIPGRMKPRIVKLHGSFESYRPFIFTQQDYESYPRKFAPFVNIVQQSIMENAFCLIGFSGEDPNFLKWIEWVRNNLNEYSPPIYLCGLLNISSYQKQILKSRKVTTIDLSPLFPKSEWQDRSLRHSKALEWFFLNLMYGEPPDLTDWLSKHNQTRNQRKWKPSKSLPAIPSPSESLSNAENEVDQLKIKVDYKVFDGNFSNQNNIQLEQDLSKLIALWSEQRQEYIKYKGWVILPRKYRNRLWNSTNEWTSLIFDFLAQLSPPNNLLLLFELNWRLEKTLTPLIFNEWIKKIVSVVEQFNPYPNLLDLNKAHITPNKKEYQQQGWQWENIQQAWVELAFALLRAGRDNHEQELFDLWLSRLENIVGQNSEWQSRWYYEQCLFYIYRLDQDLVLSIVEAWESTTIPDFWQIKRASIVAQTGNLHEAQRIAKETLNKIRSCIQPDIVNYYLLSQEGWAMRLLKEIEEQIKWDKRKFDDNSNEIFLERWEQLEKYHCNPNSELEILEQEVTKPIPQAQAHKENKRSFLPGRTTRTFRFSTKTLYPEFHPAFESLRILEEGGLPLSLINIQWHSKHITNATKWTISFFPTWSFLALIQVSKSDLVKEWLSFIDIAILPQEEINYLYEILFGFLSKVVYQLTNLRINSSYKNEYLDSKLAIFTETLSYLSIRLDSDKINAWFDQHKDSINRLYQSKNDLLYDDLAKAIEKIIACLSLVILPNLKDAEDKVKQLALNLINEFEKINISVLFVLPMTLFIDNSSVLNDIAKKLRFSLLSLNSEEVDNAIIGLQYWLICSQQRQIPEPPPELLNDLTNKLAISTFKTQYFVII, encoded by the coding sequence ATGCTTCTTCCAGATCAGCATCATATAGAGCAAATACGCCAACGTCTTTGGTGTGGGAGAGAATTTGGACAAGCAGCAGTTATGGTTGGTGCTGGTTTTAGTTGTAACGCTGACCAAACATCTGCTACAAGCCCAGATTTTCCTCTTTGGTGGGACTTGGAAGAAAAGATGCGTAGTGAATTACCTTTAGGTGTCGTTTCAGCTAACTTAGATGCCTTAGAGCTAGCTAGCGAATATGAAAAAGCTCATGGAAGACAGAAATTAGAACAGTTTTTAGTTGAGTCTATTCCAGATAAAAAATACAATCCTGGCAAATTACACGAGCTTTTATTATCTTTACCGTGGTCAGATGTTTTTACTACCAATTACGATACCTTACTGGAAAGAACATTTATTCTAGAGCGCAAATATGATGTAATTTATAATCCTGCTGATATTCCTGGTCGAATGAAACCAAGAATAGTGAAATTACATGGAAGTTTTGAGTCGTATCGTCCATTTATTTTTACTCAACAAGATTACGAAAGTTACCCCAGAAAATTTGCTCCATTTGTCAACATTGTTCAGCAGTCAATTATGGAGAATGCTTTCTGTTTAATTGGGTTTTCTGGAGAAGATCCTAACTTTTTAAAGTGGATTGAATGGGTTAGAAATAACTTAAATGAATATAGTCCCCCAATTTATTTATGCGGTCTGCTAAATATTTCTAGTTATCAAAAACAAATACTTAAAAGTAGAAAAGTAACTACTATTGATTTATCGCCTTTATTTCCTAAATCAGAATGGCAAGATCGAAGTTTAAGACATTCAAAAGCTTTAGAGTGGTTTTTTCTGAATCTGATGTACGGAGAGCCACCCGATCTTACAGATTGGCTATCAAAACACAATCAAACCAGGAATCAGAGGAAATGGAAACCTAGTAAGAGTTTGCCTGCTATTCCTTCACCATCAGAATCATTGTCTAATGCAGAAAATGAAGTTGATCAATTAAAAATAAAAGTTGATTATAAAGTTTTTGATGGTAATTTTTCAAATCAAAATAATATTCAGCTAGAACAAGATTTAAGCAAATTGATAGCTTTGTGGAGTGAGCAACGTCAAGAATATATCAAATATAAAGGATGGGTTATTTTACCAAGAAAATATAGAAATCGGCTTTGGAATAGTACAAATGAATGGACTTCATTAATTTTTGATTTTTTGGCTCAATTATCTCCGCCCAATAATTTGCTATTGCTTTTTGAATTAAATTGGCGATTGGAAAAAACTTTAACACCACTAATATTTAATGAATGGATAAAAAAGATCGTATCGGTAGTTGAGCAATTTAACCCTTATCCAAACTTGCTAGATTTGAATAAAGCTCATATTACTCCCAATAAAAAAGAATATCAACAACAAGGCTGGCAATGGGAAAATATACAACAGGCTTGGGTGGAATTGGCTTTTGCTTTGTTGAGAGCAGGAAGAGATAATCACGAACAGGAGCTTTTCGATCTATGGTTATCTAGATTAGAAAACATAGTCGGCCAAAACTCAGAGTGGCAGTCTCGATGGTACTACGAACAGTGTCTTTTCTATATATATCGTTTAGATCAAGATCTTGTATTATCGATAGTCGAGGCATGGGAATCAACAACTATTCCTGACTTTTGGCAAATTAAAAGAGCTTCAATTGTTGCTCAAACTGGCAATTTACATGAAGCACAAAGAATAGCTAAAGAAACATTAAATAAAATACGTTCTTGTATTCAACCTGACATTGTAAATTACTATCTTTTATCCCAAGAGGGTTGGGCTATGCGCCTATTAAAAGAAATTGAAGAACAAATTAAATGGGATAAAAGAAAATTTGATGATAATTCAAACGAAATATTTTTAGAACGTTGGGAACAGTTAGAGAAATATCATTGTAATCCAAACAGCGAGCTTGAAATCTTAGAACAAGAAGTTACCAAACCCATACCACAAGCCCAAGCACATAAAGAAAATAAGAGAAGTTTTTTACCAGGAAGAACTACTAGAACCTTCCGCTTCAGTACAAAGACTTTATATCCAGAATTTCATCCAGCTTTTGAGTCTTTACGTATTTTAGAAGAGGGAGGATTGCCACTTAGTTTAATCAATATACAATGGCATTCTAAGCATATTACCAATGCTACTAAATGGACTATTTCCTTTTTTCCTACTTGGTCTTTCTTGGCATTGATTCAGGTAAGCAAGTCAGATTTAGTTAAAGAGTGGCTTAGTTTCATTGATATTGCTATCTTACCTCAAGAAGAAATTAATTATCTTTATGAGATATTATTTGGTTTTTTATCTAAAGTAGTTTATCAGTTAACTAATTTAAGAATTAATTCTAGTTATAAAAATGAATATTTAGATTCCAAATTAGCTATTTTTACAGAGACATTATCTTATCTGAGTATTCGTCTCGATTCAGATAAAATAAATGCTTGGTTTGATCAACATAAAGATAGTATTAATAGATTGTATCAAAGTAAAAATGACTTATTATACGATGACTTAGCAAAAGCAATAGAAAAAATTATTGCTTGTTTATCATTAGTTATTTTACCCAATTTAAAAGATGCAGAAGATAAAGTTAAGCAACTAGCTTTGAATTTGATTAACGAGTTTGAAAAAATAAATATTTCGGTACTATTTGTTTTACCAATGACTTTATTTATAGATAATTCGAGTGTATTAAATGATATTGCCAAAAAATTGAGATTTAGCTTACTGTCATTAAACTCAGAAGAAGTAGATAATGCTATTATTGGTCTGCAATACTGGTTAATTTGCAGTCAACAGAGACAAATACCTGAGCCACCACCAGAATTATTAAATGATTTAACAAACAAACTAGCGATTTCTACCTTCAAAACTCAATATTTTGTGATTATTTAG